One Vicia villosa cultivar HV-30 ecotype Madison, WI linkage group LG5, Vvil1.0, whole genome shotgun sequence genomic window, tttcttgtcgaattcaccaagagaaagcagatttctcttcaaatcaggaacatacctgacttcagtcaacaaccttattgacttatcatggagcttgaatctcacagatccaacacctgcaatcttgcaagccttgttgtttcccagcaataatgatccaccatcttgatcacataattcctcgaacaagtctttgtttggagtcatgtgccaagtggaacctgaatccataatccactccttcttagagtcactgcttgaaaccacaagaacatcagatgattcgaaatcatcttgaacaatggcagcgttgccattatccttacctccatgatatttcaagcgttcagggcacacctttcttgtgtgaccctccttcttacaatggtagcatcgaatgccagatgcttcgccattgtaagtcttcgactggcttttgcctttcttcttgtcgaacttaccatcctttcgtaagagttttcctttaacggccaaaccttcgccaacagtcgaaggtttatgctcctttcgttcattcaagtctttagagtacaaggctgattgaacttcttcaaacgtcagggactcccttccatacaagagagtttctttgaagtgagcatgtgatcgaggcaaagaacacaatagtaacaacgcttgatcttcatcatcgatctttacatcaatattttcaagatcaagaatcagcttgttgaacatatccaactgctcagccaatactttgtcttcaatcatcttgaatgaatacaaagcttgcttcaggtagagtcaatttaccaacgatttggtcatatacaaactttcaagtttcacccataaccctgatgccgtcgtctcctttgatacctgccggagaaccttatcaccaaggctcaacaaaattgcgctgtgtgctttctcgatcatattcgtcttctccgctgccgtcaattctgcattcatggctgcctctcccttcaacgcttccaaacaaccctgctgaaccagtagagctttcatcttcaagcgccacagaccgaaatcattcactccggtgaacttttcaatctcatactttgttgaaggcatcttctccacgctcaccgcaccaatttgttgtgaaaaacgataccaataacaaagtataatagggaattagagaggataagaagaacacaagaattggttataactgctattctttcactttctcttaaaacaagattacaagtttacaagaataacaaataacctctctcaccctaaattaggatttgcagcttagcaatgatgagagactagtatgctatttataataaaacctaacatactaactaatgggctttttcagcaagacccattacacaagccaacttaataaacaagctaacttaacaaattagggtttaaacactaaaacctaatttaacatgctaacaaccctagcatcttcgacatctgcatgctagacccatcttcgactacagcatgcacacttcgacaccggcatgtgaacaatccttcgacttcatgcttaactctgtcgaaccgtcgaaccaagaagctacccttcgacaatactagagttcgatccaatatctcacaactaTTAATGCTAATAACTATAACAGTAACTATTATAACTTAGCTAAGGCAATTACATAACAAAGAGCAACACACAGCCTAGTGGTAATGGTGTTGATAAAGTATGCTTTGGTTGCTGGATTCAACACACATTAGAACCAATTTTTTAAACTTTCATATTTAacattttaagaatttttttggcAGACCAATCATTGCGAGACGAGAGGAGTAATACATTATGCACTTATCATTATCTTTATGATGAACGTGGGTACGTGTTTTTGAGCTTTATCATGAACTTTTGCTTTTTGATTGTGGGTACGTGTTTTTGAGCTTTATCATGAACTTTTGCTTTTTGATTATGTAATTGTAATTCACTCAGCTTGAAAGACGTAGATGATTTGAATTATAAGTGTTTAAAATATCCGGTTCTGAGACCTAAAtccaaatttattttaaatatttggatataattaaattattatcatccttatttttgaATTCGATTATAATTAGTTAttatccaaaattcaaaactaatCCAAATATGTTAattcatttataaatattttaatttttcaaaataaaaaatatttttaaaactgattttttttaaaaaatcgatTATATAATCATAACTAAATTTATAATCGATTTTATAACCAATTTTTATTGAAATGTGATTATGGTTATAAATCCAgactatttaaataatttaaaatacttaTGGGTTGATTTATAAAAATAACCAAGCATCCATACCCTTTAAATTGCATACCATTGAAAAGATCATGGTAACAAAATGTAATATTGAGACTAGTGTATGCTTGTTTCATGAAGTCTAGGGAGAAAATAATACTATTTTTGTAAAATGCAGCATAGCTCATCTATTTTTGGTCTATTTTTGGACCAAAAGGGAGGATCATGAAGAAATTAATGGTGTGGAGCTCGACTCTGTTGCCGCGAAACTCACCGGTCGTAGACCCGGTGGACAATAGGCATTGACTGACTTCTCATAGAACTCCGAGTTCAAACGACCACACTTTTCATCAAGTTCATCATTTTCAGCCGCATCCTAACCGTAAAATTATATACAGATTCAGTTAATAACTACACGATAgtatattatttgtttaattcaCTAAAAATTGCGAGTAAAGTGTACCTCGAGAGAATAATGGTCAAAGGAAGGGAGAAAACGCATCTTGCAGTACTCATTAAACATGAGTGTGATGAAAAGTAATGGTATGGTTAATATGGAAGCAGCTGGTTTTAACTTGAGTccaaataaaccaatcatggtaaTCTGCATAAGAATGATTGCAATGAGAATGTGGCGATGAATGTATGGCCAATATTGTCCACATGTTTCGTAAGTAGTTTCATACACATCTTGAATCTGCAAAATCATGATGTGTACAGCTTAAGACAACATTCATAGAAAACATACTTAGGTAATGGAGATTACCATAAGTTACCTGGTTGATATAGACAACATAGCCTAGACAGAAGTAAACAATAAGAAACGGGAGCAACAATGGCGCCACTACCGCATACACTAAGCCAATTAGTATTGACAGTGAAACAAAAGGGATAATTCTAAAGTAAGGTAAAGAGTAAAGATAAGGACTCTTTTTTCTTTGACATCCAAGAATACAAGACTTAAAAGTATCCCAAATTAGTAAGCCCGGTTGGAGAACTTCCAAAGAAAACCCTGATAGTCCGTCTGTCAATATGTATGTTACAAAGAAATCTGCCTGAAGAAAAATGTATAGAAGAAGTCAAACATATTAAGCAAGTTCATTGAAGGATACAAAAgataatgccttggaattaagtGTGCCTCAATCAACAAATGGAATCTGTTTCAACATTTTAGGTGAAAATATGTTTATAAGTGTGAAGCGTTTCTAACTTTATAAGCCGGTTTTACATGGTTGAGTTAAGTTCAGCTTAAATTTTAAGATTGTATCGAAGTCTATCAAAAACTGTTGGGTCACCTACTTTCAGACCACTCGGGTCACGCTCTAGATGTCTAATCTTAGATGTAAAAGACTGTGTTACAGTGAAAGATGTGCCAATTGGACATATAAAATGGAAAGAAAAGCAGAAATGGAAACATACTTGAGCAGAGACTGCTGTGGCAAGCTCACTTGTAATAATTTTAGGATGGCTAATGAATTTTCCGATTATATCAAGAAGAGATCCTGATAACACACTCACAACGAACACATTTCCGACCAAGAAGTAGAAAACCATGTTGCAGGCTTTGATCTCTTCCTTACTTCTTGCAACCCATCCAGCTACTTTAGCCATAGCAAACATCGCAAATGGCACAATATATATAAATCCTTTGAGTACAACACTCGGAAGATATCCTGTCACTATAGAGCTTAGTCCCGGTCTAAAGAATGAACAATACACATCATGTCAGTTTAATATAAGGAAACGAAAATTCAATACGCAATGCTTTATATATCACAAAATTCTCCATTATCAAAAGAGCTAGAGTGTAAGATTCTCACATAAACTGCACAACCATAACTGGAGGAAAccatttcttcaatttttcatatCTGGCTATTCCTTGAACAGCAGTAACAGGTATCGCAAAGAAAACTGTTAGTAGCGACGCTGCAATGACAACACCAAGTTTATAAAGTGGTACAACTCTGTAGGATACTCTCAAATTCCTCCATGAAACATCCCTTGGTTCTGGAGCGAGTTCAGTGACCCATAGAAGTGGATGTGAGTGCTGTTGCAACTGAGCTGCTACTGCTGCAGCCGAACGCGACTTGAATGTAACAAAAGCCACAGGTAACTCCTAACACAGATCAAGATTCTTTGTTTTCAGATTTTATaatcaaaaaacaaataaaactttcAATGATCAATTTTTCATAGACGGAAAACACAGCTGAACAAAAGTTGGTGAAACTTCTGAAACCTTTATATTGCAAATGTAGACAGAAAATTATAACTCTAAGTTAAACATAAGCTGTTACCTTTTTCTTAAGCATGTCTTTGCATTGTAGCTGG contains:
- the LOC131606728 gene encoding CSC1-like protein At3g54510 isoform X4, with amino-acid sequence MSLKMISFNLMALTLLSSSDSSNLVCSLVGLVVLLPINYYGVKEVRDMRYSTMDSFTISNVPRGSRRLWVHFACLCFISFYGMYLLYKEYKEISIRRMQQLQSLKHRPDRFTVVVREIPLCLEHKAYDCCVDHFFSKHYPNTYYSYQMVYNTENLDELMDQTQSLERKIDELKETSMARKHKNKMFLLDTSQQQTSEVGLLEEKLHALCQKIHQLQCKDMLKKKELPVAFVTFKSRSAAAVAAQLQQHSHPLLWVTELAPEPRDVSWRNLRVSYRVVPLYKLGVVIAASLLTVFFAIPVTAVQGIARYEKLKKWFPPVMVVQFIPGLSSIVTGYLPSVVLKGFIYIVPFAMFAMAKVAGWVARSKEEIKACNMVFYFLVGNVFVVSVLSGSLLDIIGKFISHPKIITSELATAVSAQADFFVTYILTDGLSGFSLEVLQPGLLIWDTFKSCILGCQRKKSPYLYSLPYFRIIPFVSLSILIGLVYAVVAPLLLPFLIVYFCLGYVVYINQIQDVYETTYETCGQYWPYIHRHILIAIILMQITMIGLFGLKLKPAASILTIPLLFITLMFNEYCKMRFLPSFDHYSLEDAAENDELDEKCGRLNSEFYEKSVNAYCPPGLRPVSFAATESSSTPLISS
- the LOC131606728 gene encoding CSC1-like protein At3g54510 isoform X2, with translation MNPHSLLASAAINIALALIVLSLFSILKKQPSLASIYYAHRLSHHHYIHFDSSLHRFLPSISWISRAFHVTEDDFLQSHGLDALVIIRLFKFGIKFFAVCSLVGLVVLLPINYYGVKEVRDMRYSTMDSFTISNVPRGSRRLWVHFACLCFISFYGMYLLYKEYKEISIRRMQQLQSLKHRPDRFTVVVREIPLCLEHKAYDCCVDHFFSKHYPNTYYSYQMVYNTENLDELMDQTQSLERKIDELKETSMARKHKNKMFLLDTSQQQTSEVGLLEEKLHALCQKIHQLQCKDMLKKKELPVAFVTFKSRSAAAVAAQLQQHSHPLLWVTELAPEPRDVSWRNLRVSYRVVPLYKLGVVIAASLLTVFFAIPVTAVQGIARYEKLKKWFPPVMVVQFIPGLSSIVTGYLPSVVLKGFIYIVPFAMFAMAKVAGWVARSKEEIKACNMVFYFLVGNVFVVSVLSGSLLDIIGKFISHPKIITSELATAVSAQADFFVTYILTDGLSGFSLEVLQPGLLIWDTFKSCILGCQRKKSPYLYSLPYFRIIPFVSLSILIGLVYAVVAPLLLPFLIVYFCLGYVVYINQITMIGLFGLKLKPAASILTIPLLFITLMFNEYCKMRFLPSFDHYSLEDAAENDELDEKCGRLNSEFYEKSVNAYCPPGLRPVSFAATESSSTPLISS
- the LOC131606728 gene encoding CSC1-like protein At3g54510 isoform X1 — encoded protein: MNPHSLLASAAINIALALIVLSLFSILKKQPSLASIYYAHRLSHHHYIHFDSSLHRFLPSISWISRAFHVTEDDFLQSHGLDALVIIRLFKFGIKFFAVCSLVGLVVLLPINYYGVKEVRDMRYSTMDSFTISNVPRGSRRLWVHFACLCFISFYGMYLLYKEYKEISIRRMQQLQSLKHRPDRFTVVVREIPLCLEHKAYDCCVDHFFSKHYPNTYYSYQMVYNTENLDELMDQTQSLERKIDELKETSMARKHKNKMFLLDTSQQQTSEVGLLEEKLHALCQKIHQLQCKDMLKKKELPVAFVTFKSRSAAAVAAQLQQHSHPLLWVTELAPEPRDVSWRNLRVSYRVVPLYKLGVVIAASLLTVFFAIPVTAVQGIARYEKLKKWFPPVMVVQFIPGLSSIVTGYLPSVVLKGFIYIVPFAMFAMAKVAGWVARSKEEIKACNMVFYFLVGNVFVVSVLSGSLLDIIGKFISHPKIITSELATAVSAQADFFVTYILTDGLSGFSLEVLQPGLLIWDTFKSCILGCQRKKSPYLYSLPYFRIIPFVSLSILIGLVYAVVAPLLLPFLIVYFCLGYVVYINQIQDVYETTYETCGQYWPYIHRHILIAIILMQITMIGLFGLKLKPAASILTIPLLFITLMFNEYCKMRFLPSFDHYSLEDAAENDELDEKCGRLNSEFYEKSVNAYCPPGLRPVSFAATESSSTPLISS
- the LOC131606728 gene encoding CSC1-like protein At3g54510 isoform X3 — its product is MNPHSLLASAAINIALALIVLSLFSILKKQPSLASIYYAHRLSHHHYIHFDSSLHRFLPSISWISRAFHVTEDDFLQSHGLDALVIIRLFKFGLWVHFACLCFISFYGMYLLYKEYKEISIRRMQQLQSLKHRPDRFTVVVREIPLCLEHKAYDCCVDHFFSKHYPNTYYSYQMVYNTENLDELMDQTQSLERKIDELKETSMARKHKNKMFLLDTSQQQTSEVGLLEEKLHALCQKIHQLQCKDMLKKKELPVAFVTFKSRSAAAVAAQLQQHSHPLLWVTELAPEPRDVSWRNLRVSYRVVPLYKLGVVIAASLLTVFFAIPVTAVQGIARYEKLKKWFPPVMVVQFIPGLSSIVTGYLPSVVLKGFIYIVPFAMFAMAKVAGWVARSKEEIKACNMVFYFLVGNVFVVSVLSGSLLDIIGKFISHPKIITSELATAVSAQADFFVTYILTDGLSGFSLEVLQPGLLIWDTFKSCILGCQRKKSPYLYSLPYFRIIPFVSLSILIGLVYAVVAPLLLPFLIVYFCLGYVVYINQIQDVYETTYETCGQYWPYIHRHILIAIILMQITMIGLFGLKLKPAASILTIPLLFITLMFNEYCKMRFLPSFDHYSLEDAAENDELDEKCGRLNSEFYEKSVNAYCPPGLRPVSFAATESSSTPLISS